One window of Pieris napi chromosome 14, ilPieNapi1.2, whole genome shotgun sequence genomic DNA carries:
- the LOC125056194 gene encoding myrosinase 1-like — MGQITFLCLLIFTLAYGKSLKTERHETRKFPDGFRFGTATASYQVEGAWNVDGKSENIWDRLSHTQPCVINNCDTGDVADNSYYNYKRDVEMMRELGLDFYRFSISWSRLLPTSFPDHINREAVNYYNNLIDEMLKYNIEPMVTLYHWDLPQKLQDLGGWTNPNMVDWFTDYCRNVFELFGDRVKTWFTINEPREVCYQGYAGMSKAPNLNISGYAEYHCAKNLLVSHAKVYHMYKNEFNKEGDKIGIVLSALWYEPESEKDAQAAEDVMQFEWGQYANPIFSETGDWPAVMKNNIASKSAAQGFYRSRLPEFTPDEVEMIKGSSDFFGLNHYTTNLVYRNESVEGYHASPSYYDDANAILYQPADWVGSYPGTTWLKVVPWGFHKLLNKIREEYNNPPVYITENGCATNPGIMDDSRVSYYKSYLAAMLDAIEEGSDVQLYTAWSLMDNFEWYYGYDDRFGLYEVDYSVDERTRTPRKSAYFYKDLLRTRTLDVHYEPDMSIPMEIDIGH, encoded by the exons ATGGGTCAAATAACTTTTCTTTG CTTGTTGATTTTTACATTGGCTTATGGGAAGTCGTTAAAAACCGAACGACACGAGACACGAAAATTTCCTGATGGTTTCCGATTTGGTACTGCTACTGCGTCCTATCAAGTAGAAGGGGCATGGAATGTTGATG GAAAGAGCGAAAACATTTGGGACCGTTTGAGTCACACTCAGCCTtgcgtaataaataattgtgatACTGGTGATGTGGCTGACAACTCCTACTACAACTACAAGAGAGACGTGGAAATGATGAGAGAGCTAGGACTAGATTTCTATAGGTTCTCTATTTCCTGGTCTAGGCTCCTTCCTACAAGCTTCCCAGATCATATTAATAGAGAAGCTGTAAACTACTACAATAATTTGATTGATGAAATGTTGAAATATAACATTGAACCCATGGTTACTCTATATCACTGGGATTTACCGCAAAAGTTACAAGACCTTGGTGGTTGGACTAATCCTAACATGGTAGATTGGTTTACCGATTATTGTCGAAATGTTTTCGAACTATTCGGTGATAGAGTAAAAACTTGGTTCACCATAAATGAGCCGAGAGAAGTATGTTATCAAGGATACGCTGGCATGTCTAAGGCACCTAACCTCAATATATCTGGTTATGCTGAATATCATTGTgctaaaaatttattagtatCACACGCAAAAGTTTATCACATGTACAAAAATGAGTTTAACAAAGAAGGCGACAAAATTGGTATAGTTTTAAGTGCACTTTGGTATGAACCTGAATCGGAAAAGGATGCTCAAGCAGCCGAGGACGTTATGCAATTTGAG tgGGGACAGTATGCTAACCCTATTTTCTCGGAAACTGGTGATTGGCCAGCagtaatgaaaaataacattGCATCCAAAAGTGCTGCACAAGGCTTTTATAGATCGAGATTGCCAGAATTCACTCCTGATGAAGTAGAAATGATTAAAGGAAGTTCAGATTTCTTTGGATTAAACCATTACACTACAAACCTCGTATATAGAAACGAATCTGTAGAAGGATATCATGCATCTCCATCATATTATGATGACGCAAACGCTATTTTATACCAACCAGCTGATTGGGTTGGATCATACCCAGGGACGACGTGGTTgaag GTTGTGCCATGGGGTTTCCACAAGCTTTTGAACAAAATTAGAGAAGAGTATAACAATCCACCAGTCTATATAACAGAGAATGGATGTGCAACTAATCCTGGTATTATGGACGACTCTAGGGTGTCATACTATAAGTCCTACTTGGCTGCAATGTTAGATGCCATTGAGGAAGGATCCGATGTCCAACTATACACGGCCTGGAGTCTCATGGATAACTTCGAGTGGTATTATGGATACGA cGACCGTTTTGGCCTGTATGAAGTAGACTACAGTGTTGACGAACGCACCCGCACTCCTCGCAAGTCGGCTTATTTCTACAAGGATCTTCTTCGTACTCGCACCTTAGACGTTCACTACGAACCTGACATGTCCATTCCCATGGAAATTGATATTGgccattaa
- the LOC125056195 gene encoding myrosinase 1-like, which translates to MARITFLCVYLVLSLTKGEQIHRFRRKIPDNILFGAGTSAYQIEGAWNEDGRTESVWDHVSHAEPCEIHDCDNGDIAADSYNNYKRDVQMLKEMGLDFYRFSISWNRILPTNSPDNINEAGVAYYNKLIDEMLKYNITPMVTIHHLDVPLQIDELGGWVNPKMVDWFVNYARVLYELFGDRVKTWYTVNEPREYCIQKSKKPGFDDYICARHMLLAHAKAYDVYKNEFKAKYGGKVGIVLNSLWYEPESEKDAEAAEDKLQFELGQYAHPIFSKTGDWPQVMKDRIAAKSAAQGLTESRLPEFTPEEVELIKGSSDFFGLNHYTSALVYRNNSVQGFFPSPSYEDDTGVIMYQPETWEKTIASWHKVVPWGFYKLLNKIREEYGNPPLYVTENGCPTGPGLLDTQRVNFYRKYLNAMLDAIEEGSDVRVYTAWSLMDNFEWMMGYHDKFGMYEVDFNSPTRTRTPRASAFYYKKVIRTRRV; encoded by the exons tgtaTATCTAGTGCTATCATTAACGAAGGGAGAGCAAATCCATCGTTTTAGGCGAAAGATTCCTGATAACATTCTTTTTGGAGCAGGAACTTCTGCATATCAAATAGAAGGAGCTTGGAATGAAGATG GAAGAACTGAAAGTGTCTGGGATCACGTGAGTCATGCTGAACCATGTGAAATACATGACTGTGACAATGGTGACATTGCTGCCGAttcgtataataattataagagaGACGTGCAAATGCTGAAAGAAATGGGGCTTGACTTTTATAGATTTTCGATCTCCTGGAATAGGATACTTCCAACCAATTCACCCGATAATATTAATGAAGCAGGAGTTGCTTACTACAATAAATTGATAGATGAAATGCTAAAGTACAACATAACACCTATGGTTACAATTCATCACTTGGATGTTCCGCTTCAAATAGATGAACTTGGTGGTTGGGTTAATCCAAAAATGGTTGATTGGTTTGTTAATTATGCGAGGGTCCTTTATGAATTATTTGGTGACAGGGTTAAAACTTGGTATACCGTCAACGAACCACGTGAATATTGTATACAAAAGTCAAAGAAACCTGGTTTTGATGATTATATCTGTGCGAGACATATGCTTTTGGCTCACGCAAAAGCTTACGACGTATacaaaaatgaattcaaagctAAGTATGGTGGTAAAGTcggaattgttttaaattctttatgGTATGAACCAGAAAGTGAAAAGGATGCCGAAGCAGCAGAAGATAAACTACAATTCGAA CTAGGACAGTATGCTCATCCCATATTTTCAAAAACTGGCGACTGGCCACAAGTAATGAAAGACAGAATCGCAGCTAAGAGTGCAGCTCAAGGATTAACGGAGTCCAGATTACCAGAATTCACGCCTGAAGAAGTTGAACTAATTAAAGGCAGTTCAGATTTCTTTGGATTAAATCATTATACATCAGCCTTAGTTTACCGAAACAATTCTGTTCAAGGATTTTTTCCATCTCCATCGTATGAAGATGATACTGGCGTTATTATGTATCAACCGGAGACCTGGGAGAAAACTATAGCATCATGgcataaa GTTGTCCCCTGGGGTTTCTATaagttattaaacaaaatacgtgAAGAATATGGAAACCCTCCACTGTATGTTACTGAAAATGGTTGTCCGACCGGTCCTGGCTTGTTAGATACAcagagggtaaatttttatagaaagtATTTAAATGCCATGTTAGATGCCATAGAAGAGGGCTCTGATGTCCGAGTGTATACTGCGTGGAGTTTGATGGACAACTTCGAATGGATGATGGGTTATCA TGATAAATTTGGTATGTATGAAGTGGATTTCAACAGCCCAACACGGACAAGAACCCCAAGAGCTTCAGCTTTCTATTATAAGAAAGTTATTCGAACGCGTAGAGTTTGA